Part of the Sorghum bicolor cultivar BTx623 chromosome 1, Sorghum_bicolor_NCBIv3, whole genome shotgun sequence genome, ATTCTTTCACAGAGACTTATAAATGCTATGGCATGACACTAATTGTGCTGCTAAGTTTTGCCTGGAATACTCATCTTCATGTCATGCCTTATTGCTTTGCAGTGTTTACTAGTACTTGTGCGATTTTTCCATCTGTTATGTGTTTGTGTTTTAGCGTCACCAGCCTTAAGTGCTAATTACCACGActcttcaaaaaaaaagtgcTAATTACCACCTATTAGTTGATATAATTTCTACGTCCATGCTGTATAGACCTTTATCTCATCAGTCTTAGCTTCATGGGTGTGAAATTATGCTTGCAGGGCACTCAAAGAAGAGAAAATTGCTGCTCGTAGTGCTATACTGCCAATGCTCCAAGCTGAAGAGGATGAAAGGTACTATCCAATTCTGTCTGTCATTATCGTTGGTGTTATATTTtctctggcattcacataacaATTAAAGGTCGATGGTGCTCATGTAGATTTGTCAAAGAGTGGAAGAAGTATCTTGAAGAGGAGGCGAGGATCATGAAAGATGTTCCAGGGTGGAAGGTTGGCGAGAGCGTGTACAATTCCGGGAAATGGATGCCCCCGGCTACTGGTGAGCTCCGCCCTGAGGTTTGGTAAGGGCCTGTTGTAGACATTGAGAATGCCATCATCATGTCGTGAGGGCATGAATAAGGCTTTCAAACCTGGGCATCCTTCAATTTTCACTAAGGAACAGTTGCTTAAACACATGTATTTGTTGTGCTCTTATGAAATTTGGCTGGTTAATAATTGGACATATGAAGCCGACGTTTTCTCTCACCTATGCTCGTACCTTGATGTAACATGTCCTTGTCTGATATTGCTTCCCAGCCTCTTGTGTTTCTTCCTGTAGTCATTCCGAACGTGAATCCTTGTTATTGAAGAAGGTATTTGAATATAAAGAAGAAAAAACTGCCTGCTTCTTACATATCCGTGGTGTATTTTGTGCAAATTTCCACTGGCGATGACGTGCTTGCCGTTTTGGCACATCATGGTTGCCATTTCGATTCTCAGGGCATTTCAATCTCAGGGCCTGTTTGAAACGCGGGGGGAAAAAATTCTCTTCCTGTGTTTTTACTTGtgaaccttgtttagttcccaaaaattttgcaaaagatGAATAGTacaactttcgtttgtatttgacaaatattatccaatcacgtactaactagaattaaaagattcgtctcgtcaatttcgaccaaactgtgcaattaatttttattttcgtctatgttTAATACTTTGGGCCTGTTTGGCATGGCTCCAACACCACGCAGAGCAGCTCCACTCCAGAAATCCAGCTGGAGCTGACTCTGAGTGAAGTTAGAGCTGTCTGATAGAGGTGTTTGGCTAGAATAGTACTCTGAGCTCCAGAGTTTTGTTTTATCACTGTTTTGCCTATTTTACCCTTGCCTTCAATCACATATGCACCTGTGACTGTTTGGTTGTTTGCTTTGAAATTGAACTATGCATATACGGTACATTCTTGAAAGTGAGGACGTGGAAAGGTAATTATGGGTAAAAAATATTTGATGCATATAAAATAAAATTCAATAACGGATAAGATAATCCAAAATAATAATTCTTACATAATTCGAATAATTCATGAAATCAAATAATCCGACATACAAGTCCAACCAAATAATCCGAAGATACAAAGCTTGCTTCATTAGGAACACGATTACATTAATTCAAACATGATTATATTAATTCCAAGCTAATGCGATGGATGTAGCCAAACTATCACGAAATGTGTCCATGGTCACAATGCCTTGAAAACAAATTGCTAACTCATCTTCATTTTGAAGCGGCTGCTTCCTAAACTTCCCACATtccggaaaatcctggaaatatGCAAGATAAGAACACATATTAGGACATATCAAACAGCAGTTAATTTAAAAAGAAGGTGATATTCATAAAACAGCAGACAACTTACAGCTCTAGCTTTCTTCCACCATTCATCGTCCATATTAATAGTGCCATTATTCCAACCGATTCCTGTTTGCATCGTCGTTAGCTTTCTCCATGCCTTGAAATCTTCCTTCAATTTGTCCCACTTGTTCTTGATTTGGTTCTTGGTCAGTACAATACCCGTACGATCTTTGAATTCTTTCTCAACCTCAGCATAACCCACTGAATTCAAGAATGTATTTGGGCGATTTCCTTTCTCAACTTGCTCAGCCATCAAACCAC contains:
- the LOC8081899 gene encoding L10-interacting MYB domain-containing protein is translated as MPEIDWNIENTRILCGLMAEQVEKGNRPNTFLNSVGYAEVEKEFKDRTGIVLTKNQIKNKWDKLKEDFKAWRKLTTMQTGIGWNNGTINMDDEWWKKARADFPECGKFRKQPLQNEDELAICFQGIVTMDTFRDSLATSIALAWN
- the LOC8081898 gene encoding NADH dehydrogenase [ubiquinone] 1 alpha subcomplex subunit 13-B; protein product: MTESLVRNKPGMASIKEMPVVQDGPPPGGFAPVRYARRIPTSGPSATAIFLTTFGAFAYGMYQVGQGNKVRRALKEEKIAARSAILPMLQAEEDERFVKEWKKYLEEEARIMKDVPGWKVGESVYNSGKWMPPATGELRPEVW